One Dictyoglomus turgidum DSM 6724 DNA window includes the following coding sequences:
- the gcvH gene encoding glycine cleavage system protein GcvH, producing the protein MYPEDRKYSKDHEWAKIEGNVAIIGITYHAQEELGDIVHVDLPEVGKEVKQNEVLAVIESVKSASDVYSPLSGKVIEINESLKGKPELINEDPYNAGWLVKLEVSDPKEYEGLLSAEEYKKLIGE; encoded by the coding sequence ATGTATCCAGAAGATAGAAAGTATTCAAAAGATCATGAGTGGGCAAAAATAGAAGGTAATGTAGCAATTATTGGAATCACTTATCATGCTCAAGAGGAACTTGGAGACATTGTACATGTAGATCTTCCAGAAGTGGGGAAAGAGGTAAAACAAAATGAAGTTCTTGCAGTAATTGAATCAGTCAAATCTGCATCCGATGTTTACTCTCCTCTGTCTGGAAAAGTCATTGAAATCAATGAAAGTCTAAAAGGAAAACCAGAACTTATAAACGAGGATCCCTATAATGCAGGATGGCTTGTTAAATTAGAAGTCTCAGATCCAAAAGAATATGAGGGTTTACTTTCTGCAGAGGAGTATAAGAAACTTATTGGAGAATAA
- the gcvPA gene encoding aminomethyl-transferring glycine dehydrogenase subunit GcvPA, which produces MAYFPHTPQEIREMLNTIGVDSIEELFSEIPEEIRQKAKENFKLSASPSEIDLLEEIKQISKKNIGKDYISFLGGGAYRHYIPSFVKLVSLFPTFYTSYTPYQPEISQGVLQSIFEYQSLICDLTGMEVANASLYEAGSGIAEAALMSVRITGKKEVIVSSGLNPEYISVLKTYLQVQNIDLKILPLDENGETDITALERTISPSTSGVILQNPNFFGVIETKLKEMETLIHKNNALFILSIYPISLGILKPPSEYNVDIVVGEGQSLGIPLGFGGPYLGILATKKEFIRQIPGRIVGETIDLEGERGFVNTLQTREQHIRRAKATSNICTNEALSAISAAVYMALLGKKGIKKIAEVCFSRAHYLKDRLQKKLGIDFIYPNSYFFNEFVIKTPENSKVFLKKLEERKILGGIPLSKFYKEREKEILIAVTERNSIEEIDYYVKSLKEVLKKD; this is translated from the coding sequence ATGGCGTATTTTCCTCACACCCCTCAAGAAATTAGGGAGATGCTGAATACCATAGGAGTAGACTCCATAGAGGAGCTATTTTCAGAGATTCCTGAAGAAATAAGGCAAAAAGCAAAAGAAAATTTTAAGCTTTCAGCGTCTCCCTCAGAAATTGATCTTTTAGAAGAAATAAAACAGATATCAAAGAAAAATATAGGGAAAGACTATATTTCTTTTCTTGGTGGTGGAGCATATAGACATTATATTCCATCTTTTGTAAAATTAGTAAGCCTATTTCCTACATTTTACACTTCTTATACCCCATATCAACCTGAAATAAGTCAAGGAGTACTTCAATCTATTTTTGAATATCAAAGTCTTATTTGTGATCTTACAGGTATGGAGGTAGCAAATGCATCTTTATATGAGGCAGGGTCAGGAATAGCAGAAGCAGCCCTTATGTCTGTTAGGATCACAGGCAAAAAAGAGGTTATTGTCTCCTCTGGGTTAAATCCCGAATATATCTCAGTACTTAAAACCTACCTCCAAGTCCAGAACATTGACTTAAAAATTTTACCTTTAGATGAAAATGGCGAAACCGATATTACTGCTCTTGAAAGGACCATATCCCCCAGCACTTCTGGGGTTATATTACAGAATCCTAATTTTTTTGGAGTTATAGAAACAAAACTCAAAGAGATGGAAACTCTAATTCACAAGAACAATGCATTATTCATTCTCTCTATATATCCCATCTCCCTTGGTATCCTCAAACCTCCTTCTGAATATAATGTAGACATTGTGGTAGGAGAAGGACAATCCTTGGGAATTCCATTGGGATTTGGGGGGCCTTATTTAGGAATTCTCGCTACAAAAAAAGAATTCATAAGACAAATTCCAGGAAGAATCGTTGGAGAAACCATAGACCTTGAGGGAGAAAGAGGCTTTGTAAACACTTTACAAACTCGTGAGCAACACATAAGAAGAGCAAAAGCCACATCTAACATATGTACCAATGAGGCATTATCCGCTATATCTGCTGCTGTATACATGGCTCTTCTGGGTAAGAAGGGGATTAAAAAGATTGCAGAAGTATGTTTTTCAAGAGCTCACTACTTAAAGGATAGACTTCAAAAAAAATTAGGAATAGATTTTATATATCCTAATTCCTACTTTTTTAATGAGTTTGTGATTAAAACTCCTGAAAACAGTAAGGTTTTTCTTAAAAAATTAGAAGAAAGGAAGATTCTTGGAGGAATTCCTCTTTCTAAATTCTATAAAGAAAGAGAAAAAGAAATTCTTATAGCTGTGACAGAAAGAAATTCTATAGAAGAGATTGATTATTATGTAAAATCCCTTAAGGAGGTTCTTAAAAAAGATTGA
- the gcvPB gene encoding aminomethyl-transferring glycine dehydrogenase subunit GcvPB: MKKKIPLIKELSNDDRPNIHLPEPLEEFSPEKLLPKELLREDLPLPQLSEIEVVRHFTNLSSLGYGVDLGFYPLGSCTMKYNPKINEEIANNEYFTDLHPHTPEDLSQGALEIIYKLGEALSKITGMDKFTFQPSAGAHGELTALLMIKAYLKDKGEDRNIVLVPDSAHGTNPASASMAGFETIEIPSDERGLINPNILAKYLNKNVAVLMLTNPNTLGLFERDILKIAKMVHEEGALLYYDGANLNGIMGYARPGDMGFDAVHINLHKTFSTPHGGGGPGAGPVGVKDFLKDYLPIPTVEFNGEKYYLNYDIPKTIGRVRTFYGNFLVMVKAYAYIRLLGDEGLKRTTEMAVLNANYLKEKLKEYFNLPYPSICKHEFVLSGKRLKEKGVKVFDIAKRLLDYGIHPPTIYFPLIVEEALMIEPTETETKYTLEEFVDIIKTILKEIDENPEIVKNAPHNTPVKRLNEAYAAKMLKVNWR, encoded by the coding sequence TTGAAGAAGAAAATACCTTTGATAAAAGAATTAAGTAATGATGATAGACCTAATATTCATCTTCCAGAGCCATTAGAGGAGTTCTCACCTGAAAAATTATTGCCCAAAGAATTATTAAGAGAAGATCTTCCCTTACCTCAACTAAGTGAAATTGAGGTGGTAAGACATTTTACCAATTTATCTTCTTTAGGATATGGTGTAGATCTTGGCTTCTATCCTCTTGGTTCGTGTACCATGAAATATAATCCAAAAATAAACGAGGAAATTGCAAACAATGAGTATTTTACTGATCTTCATCCCCATACTCCTGAAGATCTCTCTCAAGGAGCTCTTGAAATAATTTACAAACTTGGAGAGGCACTTTCTAAAATAACAGGAATGGATAAGTTCACTTTTCAACCTTCTGCCGGAGCCCATGGAGAGTTAACAGCCCTTCTTATGATAAAAGCATACTTAAAAGATAAGGGTGAAGATAGAAATATTGTTCTTGTACCCGACTCTGCTCATGGTACAAACCCAGCAAGTGCCTCAATGGCTGGATTTGAAACCATAGAAATACCCTCTGACGAAAGGGGACTCATAAATCCTAATATTCTTGCAAAATATTTAAATAAAAACGTGGCTGTACTAATGCTAACAAATCCTAACACCCTTGGACTTTTTGAAAGAGATATTCTTAAAATAGCTAAAATGGTACACGAAGAGGGTGCTCTTTTATATTACGATGGTGCTAATTTAAATGGAATTATGGGATATGCTCGTCCTGGAGATATGGGATTTGATGCAGTACATATAAACCTACATAAAACCTTTTCAACTCCCCATGGAGGTGGAGGACCTGGTGCAGGACCTGTAGGTGTGAAGGACTTCTTAAAAGATTACTTGCCTATTCCAACGGTAGAATTTAATGGAGAAAAATATTATCTAAATTATGATATTCCTAAAACTATAGGACGAGTAAGAACCTTTTATGGAAATTTCTTAGTTATGGTAAAGGCTTACGCTTATATTAGGCTGCTGGGAGACGAGGGACTAAAAAGAACCACCGAGATGGCAGTATTAAATGCAAATTATTTAAAAGAGAAGCTAAAAGAATATTTTAACCTTCCCTATCCATCTATATGCAAGCACGAATTTGTATTATCAGGTAAAAGACTAAAAGAAAAAGGTGTAAAAGTATTTGACATAGCAAAAAGACTATTAGATTATGGTATTCATCCTCCTACCATTTACTTCCCCCTTATAGTCGAAGAGGCATTAATGATAGAACCTACTGAAACAGAGACTAAATATACCTTGGAGGAATTTGTAGATATCATAAAAACAATCCTAAAAGAGATTGATGAAAATCCAGAAATAGTCAAAAATGCCCCCCATAATACTCCTGTAAAAAGACTAAATGAAGCCTATGCAGCAAAAATGTTAAAGGTAAATTGGAGATGA
- the mazG gene encoding nucleoside triphosphate pyrophosphohydrolase produces MDEKEKICKEFIDLYLVVKRVREECPWDQKQTSQTLIPYFLEESYELIDALEKDDSEMIKEELGDILLHILMQSIMAEEKNRFNFEEVCKNLKIKLITRHPHVFGEIRVEGVEDVLTNWENIKSKEKEEKGILSGIPKNMPALLTAFRIQEKASHVGFDWKNSKEILPKLYEEIKELEKAIQEDNKEKVEEEIGDLLFTVVNISRHLGIDPESSLRKTNNKFTERFNYIERKVKESGKDWKDYSLEELDELWEASKTL; encoded by the coding sequence ATGGACGAAAAAGAAAAAATATGTAAAGAGTTTATAGATCTTTACTTAGTAGTAAAGAGAGTCAGGGAGGAATGCCCATGGGATCAAAAACAAACCTCCCAGACTCTTATTCCATATTTTCTTGAAGAATCTTATGAGCTTATAGATGCCTTGGAAAAAGACGATTCAGAGATGATAAAAGAAGAACTTGGGGATATTCTCTTGCATATTCTTATGCAAAGTATAATGGCAGAAGAAAAAAATAGATTTAATTTTGAAGAGGTATGTAAAAATTTAAAAATAAAGTTAATAACAAGACATCCTCATGTATTTGGAGAAATCAGGGTAGAAGGAGTAGAGGATGTTCTAACAAATTGGGAAAATATAAAGAGCAAAGAAAAAGAAGAAAAGGGAATTTTAAGTGGTATTCCTAAGAATATGCCAGCTCTTCTTACTGCTTTTAGAATACAGGAAAAAGCTTCTCATGTGGGGTTTGATTGGAAAAACAGCAAAGAGATATTACCAAAATTGTATGAGGAGATAAAAGAATTAGAAAAAGCAATTCAGGAAGATAACAAAGAAAAAGTAGAGGAAGAAATTGGAGATTTGTTGTTCACTGTAGTGAATATATCAAGGCATTTAGGAATTGATCCAGAATCTTCTCTAAGAAAAACTAATAATAAGTTTACTGAAAGATTTAATTATATAGAAAGAAAAGTAAAAGAATCCGGAAAAGATTGGAAAGATTATAGTTTAGAAGAATTAGACGAACTTTGGGAGGCTTCGAAAACTTTATAA
- a CDS encoding radical SAM protein, which translates to MTIKVTPISTLPISITGDYCALQCDHCKAHFLKNMTPLYLSENKLKKDNNYKSILISGGYNKEGVLPITDVHLTYLKRFKSMGYKLNFHLGLINEEDAKKLNGIPDMVSFDLIFDNFVIKEVFHLKSKNKENFKESFLLLNEHFPVSPHILIGANYGKISKEYEEIEFLEKINPKKLIFIVITPLKNTPFEKIDLPPIKEIEDLWKFAKKKLPNTDLYLGCVRPKGDYRYELDSLALEFEFKAIVNPYHDVMKNLDDNKFDQCCALL; encoded by the coding sequence ATGACCATAAAAGTAACCCCTATAAGTACTCTGCCCATAAGTATCACAGGAGATTATTGCGCCTTACAATGTGATCACTGCAAAGCACATTTTCTCAAAAACATGACTCCTTTATACCTTTCGGAAAATAAGCTTAAAAAGGATAACAATTATAAAAGTATTCTTATAAGTGGGGGCTATAATAAAGAAGGAGTGCTACCTATAACCGATGTCCATTTAACATACCTTAAAAGATTTAAATCCATGGGATATAAATTAAACTTCCACTTAGGACTTATTAATGAAGAGGATGCTAAAAAACTTAATGGTATTCCTGACATGGTATCCTTTGATCTCATATTTGACAACTTTGTCATAAAAGAAGTATTTCACTTGAAAAGCAAAAATAAAGAAAATTTCAAAGAGTCATTTTTACTTCTCAATGAACACTTCCCAGTAAGCCCTCACATCTTGATAGGAGCAAATTATGGAAAAATAAGTAAGGAGTATGAAGAGATAGAATTTTTAGAAAAAATAAACCCAAAAAAGCTTATATTCATCGTAATCACCCCATTAAAAAATACACCTTTTGAAAAGATAGACCTTCCTCCTATTAAGGAGATAGAAGACCTTTGGAAATTTGCAAAGAAAAAACTTCCCAATACAGATCTATACCTAGGATGCGTAAGACCCAAAGGAGATTATAGATATGAATTAGATTCTCTTGCCTTAGAATTTGAATTTAAAGCAATAGTAAATCCTTATCATGATGTAATGAAGAATTTAGACGATAACAAATTTGATCAATGCTGTGCTCTACTATGA
- a CDS encoding HU family DNA-binding protein codes for MKKAEFIAKVAEKAKITKKEATKVVNAVLETITEALSKGDTVQFVGFGTFSVRKRAAREGRNPRTQQPIKIPATKVPVFRPGKELREAVKK; via the coding sequence ATGAAGAAAGCAGAATTTATCGCAAAAGTAGCAGAGAAAGCAAAAATCACTAAGAAAGAAGCAACAAAAGTAGTAAACGCTGTATTAGAAACCATTACCGAAGCTCTCTCTAAGGGGGATACTGTTCAATTTGTAGGCTTTGGAACCTTCTCTGTAAGAAAGAGAGCTGCAAGAGAAGGGAGAAATCCACGTACACAGCAACCAATTAAGATTCCTGCTACAAAAGTTCCAGTATTCCGTCCAGGAAAAGAGCTTCGTGAAGCAGTAAAGAAGTAA
- a CDS encoding DNA repair protein Rad50 — protein MKDIPQEIIHKVMRDLLERIYLPFSWGKETLFYFYHFQKGEEEKLIKSFNYFKDFQNWMIKNKSKFNKLIRRLNEIKDLRGEILVTLRTTENLNNISLIIDDIKNLICQENIILPEDILIPDMKYLSYENFLWEVLSFYLKMTKFITFAINFDKFPKLSERFKGKKLYKYNTPYKMEEEKSFLQNLILAICGVPGFEEIEFSLLNSISPKRNSLPETLEIKDDIFIFHK, from the coding sequence ATGAAAGATATTCCTCAGGAAATAATTCATAAAGTGATGAGAGACTTATTAGAAAGAATATACTTACCCTTTTCATGGGGTAAGGAAACTCTTTTTTATTTTTATCATTTCCAAAAGGGAGAAGAGGAAAAGCTAATAAAATCCTTTAATTACTTTAAAGATTTTCAAAATTGGATGATCAAAAACAAATCTAAATTTAACAAGCTAATAAGAAGGCTTAATGAGATAAAAGATTTGAGGGGAGAAATTTTAGTTACATTAAGAACTACTGAAAATTTAAATAATATCAGTCTTATAATTGATGACATCAAAAATTTAATATGCCAAGAAAATATAATATTGCCTGAAGATATTTTAATCCCAGATATGAAATACTTATCCTACGAGAATTTCCTTTGGGAAGTCTTATCCTTTTATCTGAAGATGACAAAATTTATAACCTTTGCTATAAATTTTGATAAATTTCCCAAGTTATCAGAAAGATTCAAAGGAAAAAAACTCTACAAATATAATACTCCATATAAAATGGAAGAAGAAAAAAGCTTTTTACAAAACTTAATTCTTGCCATATGTGGAGTTCCAGGATTCGAGGAGATAGAGTTTTCACTATTAAACTCTATCTCCCCCAAGAGAAATTCTTTACCTGAAACCTTAGAAATAAAAGATGATATTTTTATTTTTCATAAATAG
- a CDS encoding CCA tRNA nucleotidyltransferase: MDKELYKILYVVREYAKVYNITPYIVGGFIRDYLLGKNPRDIDFLIHPFNVDFIDHIVKILNGRLVILDEERKYFRIVIKNKEKTFVLDFTPIYQQNLLFEIIRRDFTINSIVLNLKNFKIFDPLRGLEDLERNVIKLSSPNSLREDPLRILRVFRFGASGFKIDKNVLENIEKNSQNLSKIKPERIHEEIYKILKNPFTSHFWKEMEEYGVLKEIFPELSKIKYIPWSKPHHENPLDHSITTLYVLEDLFYNMDFLFPSIKKDLENYFSKNLFSEFTKKETLKLTSLLHDIGKSKTYSIDEENLVHYYGHSKVGAEMIKEIAERLKLSNKELTFIQKLIRNHMYLIDLIKNPEIKTIHKLISRVNEDVPSLVFLFISDQIAIKGNFENKDYFEKLLEEFFKLKNIPKPLLSGHEIMQLFNLNPSPIVGTLKEKLIEAQIEERVKTKEEAIKFLREILENERYSSGNNS, encoded by the coding sequence ATGGATAAAGAGTTATATAAGATACTCTATGTAGTAAGGGAATATGCAAAAGTATATAATATCACTCCCTATATTGTAGGAGGATTTATCAGAGATTACCTATTAGGGAAAAATCCAAGGGATATAGATTTCCTAATTCATCCTTTCAATGTAGATTTCATAGATCATATCGTAAAAATATTAAACGGTAGGCTCGTAATTTTAGATGAAGAGAGAAAATATTTCCGAATAGTAATAAAAAATAAAGAAAAGACTTTTGTCCTTGACTTTACTCCTATATATCAGCAAAATCTTCTCTTTGAGATTATAAGAAGAGATTTTACTATAAATTCCATAGTATTAAATCTTAAGAATTTTAAAATATTTGACCCATTAAGAGGCTTAGAGGATTTAGAAAGAAACGTGATAAAGCTTTCATCTCCCAATTCTCTAAGAGAGGACCCCTTGAGGATATTAAGAGTTTTTAGGTTTGGAGCTTCAGGCTTTAAGATAGATAAAAATGTTCTTGAAAACATAGAAAAGAATAGCCAAAACCTTTCTAAAATAAAACCTGAAAGGATTCATGAAGAGATTTATAAGATATTAAAAAATCCTTTTACCTCTCACTTTTGGAAAGAAATGGAAGAATACGGAGTATTAAAAGAGATATTTCCAGAACTTTCCAAGATAAAGTATATTCCGTGGAGTAAACCCCATCACGAAAATCCCCTTGATCACTCTATAACTACCTTATATGTTCTAGAAGACCTATTCTATAATATGGATTTTCTTTTTCCATCTATCAAAAAAGATCTGGAAAATTATTTTAGCAAAAATTTATTTTCAGAATTTACAAAAAAAGAAACCTTAAAACTTACAAGTTTGCTCCATGACATCGGAAAGAGTAAAACTTATAGTATAGATGAAGAGAATCTTGTTCATTACTATGGACATTCAAAAGTAGGGGCAGAAATGATAAAAGAAATTGCTGAAAGGTTAAAATTAAGCAACAAGGAGTTAACATTTATACAAAAACTTATAAGAAATCACATGTATCTCATTGATCTTATAAAAAACCCAGAGATAAAAACAATCCATAAACTAATCTCAAGGGTAAATGAAGATGTACCATCCCTGGTATTTCTTTTTATATCTGACCAGATAGCCATAAAAGGAAATTTTGAAAATAAAGACTACTTTGAAAAGTTGTTAGAAGAATTCTTTAAACTTAAAAATATCCCCAAACCTTTATTAAGTGGACATGAAATTATGCAATTATTTAATTTAAATCCCTCTCCAATTGTGGGTACATTAAAAGAGAAACTTATAGAAGCCCAAATAGAAGAAAGGGTAAAGACAAAAGAAGAAGCAATAAAATTTTTAAGGGAGATCTTAGAAAATGAAAGATATTCCTCAGGAAATAATTCATAA
- a CDS encoding radical SAM protein, protein MKIGVSSGSLEVLKRKIFKKDSPTTLYLLIGSKCLNNCAFCIQARNVRKETIMLSRISWPPIDLEELETLLSEFNPFKRICLQVTNHLGWKANIVKLTNAFKKYNLPISISAPVEDLEDVNFLFKNGVDRINISIDAAEKELYEKIKGKNWKEKIDLIREASKIFPKKITTHIIVGLGEKEKSLVELIKDLSCWEVKVALFAFTPLPGTPLENLSQPSYLKYRKIQIVTYLLQNHLIDSEDLTFDKDELILTKKILEKAYLYFHEIFKTSGCPYCNRPYYNESPRIIPYNYPRDLTKEEIEEIKLTLEDG, encoded by the coding sequence ATGAAGATTGGAGTTTCTTCTGGAAGTCTTGAAGTATTAAAAAGAAAAATATTTAAAAAAGACTCTCCCACCACTCTTTATCTTTTAATTGGAAGCAAATGTCTAAATAATTGTGCCTTTTGTATTCAAGCAAGAAACGTAAGAAAAGAAACTATTATGCTGTCAAGAATCTCATGGCCTCCTATAGATTTAGAAGAGCTTGAAACACTCCTATCAGAGTTTAATCCCTTCAAAAGAATATGCCTTCAAGTTACAAACCATTTAGGTTGGAAGGCTAATATTGTAAAGCTTACAAACGCCTTTAAAAAATATAATCTTCCTATCTCTATATCTGCACCCGTGGAGGATTTAGAAGATGTTAACTTCCTTTTTAAGAATGGAGTAGATAGGATAAACATCTCTATAGATGCGGCAGAAAAAGAACTCTATGAAAAAATTAAAGGGAAAAACTGGAAAGAGAAAATAGATCTTATAAGAGAAGCAAGCAAAATATTTCCCAAGAAAATAACAACTCATATCATTGTAGGTTTAGGAGAAAAAGAAAAATCTTTAGTAGAACTTATAAAAGACCTTTCCTGTTGGGAAGTAAAGGTTGCCCTTTTTGCCTTTACCCCATTACCAGGTACACCTCTTGAAAACCTATCCCAACCCTCCTACTTAAAATACAGAAAGATACAAATAGTTACCTATTTATTGCAAAATCATCTTATTGATTCTGAGGATTTAACCTTTGATAAAGACGAGCTTATACTAACTAAAAAGATCTTAGAAAAAGCTTATCTATATTTTCATGAAATATTTAAAACCTCTGGTTGTCCTTACTGCAACAGACCATATTATAACGAAAGTCCAAGAATTATACCCTATAATTACCCCAGAGACCTCACAAAAGAAGAGATAGAAGAGATAAAGTTGACTTTAGAAGATGGATAA
- the gcvT gene encoding glycine cleavage system aminomethyltransferase GcvT — protein MAKRLFLEDEHLKYGAKFFEFAGWWMPLEYSGTINEHLTVRKHVGIFDISHMGRILLKGQKVKNFVQYVTTNDVNNLYPGKAQYSLILNYDGTIKDDIIVYEISEEEFLLVVNAINTQKILDWLNLNNKFEVNILDLTNTTTLLAIQGPDSEKVLEEYFNLNLSNIKYYHFKKNHMIISRTGYTGEDGFEIVSDPEIGRKIFRDLVEKKKATPCGLGARNTLRIEMGYALYGHEIDENTTPWEANLGWVVKLNKGDFIGKDSLVERKTKKEKILKGFVMLENGIPRDGYEVYLDKERIGYITSGTFSPMLKMGIGMLYTTKDINHEILIKIREKFYKAKIEKPPFVKNTSIKKGER, from the coding sequence ATGGCAAAGAGGCTATTTCTCGAAGATGAGCATTTAAAATATGGGGCAAAATTTTTTGAATTTGCGGGTTGGTGGATGCCTCTTGAGTACTCGGGCACCATTAATGAACACCTTACTGTAAGAAAACACGTTGGAATTTTTGATATATCCCACATGGGAAGAATCCTCCTCAAAGGTCAAAAAGTAAAAAACTTTGTTCAATATGTTACTACTAATGATGTGAATAATCTCTATCCTGGGAAAGCTCAATATTCTCTAATATTAAATTACGACGGAACCATTAAGGATGATATTATTGTTTATGAAATAAGTGAAGAGGAATTCTTGTTGGTAGTAAATGCAATAAATACTCAAAAAATTTTAGATTGGCTAAATTTAAATAATAAATTTGAAGTAAATATTTTAGATCTCACAAATACTACAACCCTATTAGCTATTCAGGGACCAGACTCAGAAAAAGTTCTTGAAGAATACTTCAACCTAAATCTTTCAAACATCAAATATTATCACTTTAAAAAGAATCATATGATTATTTCGAGAACAGGCTATACAGGCGAAGATGGATTTGAAATAGTCTCAGATCCTGAAATAGGGAGAAAAATATTCAGGGATTTGGTAGAAAAGAAAAAAGCTACTCCATGTGGTTTAGGCGCAAGGAATACTTTAAGAATAGAAATGGGATATGCCCTCTACGGTCACGAAATAGATGAAAATACGACACCTTGGGAAGCCAATTTAGGTTGGGTTGTAAAACTTAATAAAGGAGATTTTATAGGCAAAGACTCTTTGGTAGAGAGAAAAACAAAAAAAGAAAAGATCCTCAAAGGATTTGTCATGTTAGAAAATGGAATACCAAGAGATGGATACGAGGTGTATTTAGATAAAGAGAGAATCGGATACATTACAAGTGGAACCTTTTCTCCCATGTTGAAAATGGGTATTGGTATGTTATATACTACCAAAGACATAAACCATGAGATACTTATTAAAATAAGAGAAAAATTTTATAAAGCCAAAATTGAAAAACCACCTTTTGTTAAAAATACTTCAATAAAGAAAGGAGAGAGATAA
- the xerA gene encoding site-specific tyrosine recombinase/integron integrase, whose protein sequence is MNLDLKREIENYINYLRFERNYSPNTLRSYLRDLLDFYKYCKEKDLDFTNKRNIRSYIQFIAQKGYKNSTFVRKVISLRSFFEYLLTFEKIKEDLTVFIPTPKIEKKLPQFLSIDEVRKLLNSPSLDNLIGIRDRAIIETLYATGIRVSELVGINEEDINWNYGEIRVFGKRAKERVVIVGEETLKILQLYKDYVRPKLLKKPEKAFFLNAKGGRISDRGVRMIIKKYTKEFNKKISPHTLRHTFATHLLEGGADLRYVQELLGHVRISTTQIYTHLTTDQIRRTYTVSHPRAIKKEREE, encoded by the coding sequence ATGAATTTGGATCTAAAGAGAGAAATAGAGAATTATATAAATTATCTAAGATTTGAAAGAAATTATTCTCCTAATACCTTAAGGAGTTATCTTAGAGATCTTTTGGATTTTTATAAGTATTGCAAAGAAAAAGATCTGGATTTTACTAATAAAAGGAATATTAGAAGTTATATTCAATTTATAGCCCAAAAAGGTTATAAAAATAGTACCTTTGTAAGGAAAGTAATAAGTTTAAGGAGCTTTTTTGAGTATTTATTGACTTTTGAAAAAATTAAAGAGGACCTTACCGTGTTTATTCCAACACCGAAGATTGAGAAGAAACTTCCTCAATTTTTATCCATAGATGAAGTAAGGAAACTTTTGAATTCTCCTTCTTTAGATAATCTTATTGGCATTCGGGATAGGGCTATAATAGAAACTCTTTATGCTACGGGGATTAGGGTAAGTGAGCTTGTGGGCATAAATGAGGAGGATATTAATTGGAATTATGGAGAGATTAGGGTTTTTGGGAAAAGGGCTAAAGAGAGGGTGGTAATAGTAGGTGAAGAAACTCTTAAAATATTACAGCTTTATAAAGATTATGTAAGACCTAAACTTCTAAAGAAACCTGAAAAAGCCTTCTTTCTTAATGCAAAAGGTGGAAGAATCTCTGATAGAGGAGTAAGAATGATCATTAAAAAATATACCAAAGAATTTAATAAAAAGATTTCTCCTCATACTTTGAGACATACTTTTGCTACCCACCTTCTTGAAGGAGGAGCAGACTTGAGGTACGTGCAAGAGCTCTTGGGACACGTAAGAATTTCTACTACTCAAATTTATACTCATTTAACTACTGACCAAATAAGAAGAACTTATACTGTATCTCATCCAAGAGCTATCAAAAAAGAAAGGGAGGAATAA